The Methanoculleus thermophilus genome includes a window with the following:
- a CDS encoding tetratricopeptide repeat protein has product MGITDRLFGRCDPDDRERPETDTEVSRKAVSLAQQGRFTEAIGCFDRVLEEDPTNVKMWNNKGVFLDLLGRDQDALACWEKALEIDPEFAPAWVSRGMLHRRRNRFEEALACYDRAVELNPDSAVAWYNRSGIFVAMRQLDEAVACYERVLSIDPHFVAAWIDLGYVHFLRHQHEEAIACYDRAISEDPGNVRVWSLKGGALYALGEYRKALECFDQVLSLDPRYSAGWSMKCSALYHLGMYRHALACADKALEINPDCELTSQVRKMLVSLIEKW; this is encoded by the coding sequence ATGGGCATCACAGACAGACTTTTTGGAAGATGCGATCCCGATGACCGGGAGAGGCCCGAAACAGATACTGAGGTGAGCAGAAAAGCCGTCTCCCTCGCACAGCAGGGACGGTTCACTGAGGCTATAGGTTGCTTTGACAGAGTGCTCGAAGAAGATCCGACAAACGTGAAGATGTGGAATAACAAAGGCGTCTTCCTTGATCTCCTCGGCCGGGATCAGGATGCTCTGGCCTGCTGGGAGAAAGCCCTTGAGATTGATCCGGAATTTGCTCCGGCCTGGGTCTCACGGGGGATGTTGCACCGACGCCGCAACAGGTTTGAGGAGGCGCTTGCCTGCTATGACCGGGCCGTGGAGCTCAACCCTGACTCGGCCGTCGCATGGTATAACCGGAGCGGGATCTTCGTTGCAATGCGCCAGCTGGACGAAGCGGTTGCCTGTTACGAACGAGTGCTCTCGATCGATCCCCATTTTGTGGCGGCCTGGATCGATCTTGGTTATGTTCACTTCCTCCGGCACCAGCACGAGGAGGCCATTGCCTGCTACGACCGGGCCATCAGTGAAGACCCCGGGAATGTCCGGGTCTGGAGCCTGAAGGGGGGGGCCCTGTACGCACTCGGAGAGTACCGAAAGGCGCTTGAGTGTTTCGACCAGGTGCTCTCGCTCGATCCGCGGTACTCTGCCGGATGGAGCATGAAGTGCAGCGCCCTCTACCACCTCGGCATGTACCGCCACGCGCTTGCATGCGCCGACAAGGCCCTTGAGATCAACCCTGACTGCGAGTTGACCTCCCAGGTCCGCAAGATGCTCGTCTCCCTGATTGAGAAGTGGTGA
- a CDS encoding SDH family Clp fold serine proteinase: MPDIWTVLLAVAIILLFVVPFAQQQVTRARRLRAIRDIEAERQTRVIALIHRQERVAFLGIPFYRYIDINDSEEVLRAIRLTPPEMPIDFIVHTPGGLVLSSEQIAMALWRHKGKVTVFVPHYAMSGGTLLCLAADEVMMDENAVLGPVDPRIGDYPAASILRVPRLKPPEEIEDETFILVDIAAKAQSQMREFVVSLLRDRMETDRAERLARLLVEGTWTHDYPITFEEARDLGLPVISGMPAEIYRLMDLFPQAMPRRPSVAYVPIPYREEEKKG, translated from the coding sequence ATGCCTGATATCTGGACCGTGCTCCTCGCGGTTGCAATCATCCTCCTCTTCGTGGTGCCGTTTGCCCAGCAGCAGGTGACCAGGGCACGACGCCTGCGGGCGATCCGTGATATCGAGGCCGAACGCCAAACAAGGGTCATCGCCCTCATCCACCGGCAGGAGCGGGTCGCCTTCCTGGGCATTCCGTTCTACCGCTACATCGACATCAACGACTCTGAAGAGGTGCTGCGGGCGATCCGGCTCACACCACCGGAGATGCCGATCGACTTCATCGTCCATACCCCCGGAGGTCTCGTCCTCTCATCCGAGCAGATCGCAATGGCGCTTTGGCGTCATAAAGGAAAGGTGACGGTCTTCGTCCCGCATTACGCCATGTCCGGCGGGACTCTCCTCTGTCTTGCGGCCGATGAGGTGATGATGGATGAGAACGCCGTGCTCGGACCGGTCGATCCGCGGATCGGCGACTACCCGGCGGCGTCGATCTTACGGGTTCCGCGTCTGAAACCTCCGGAGGAGATCGAGGATGAGACCTTCATCCTGGTCGATATCGCGGCAAAGGCCCAGAGCCAGATGAGGGAGTTCGTGGTCAGTCTGCTCCGGGACCGCATGGAGACTGATCGGGCAGAGCGCCTCGCACGCCTGCTCGTTGAGGGAACGTGGACCCATGACTACCCGATCACCTTCGAGGAGGCCCGGGACCTCGGGCTTCCCGTCATCTCCGGCATGCCCGCCGAGATTTACCGCCTGATGGATCTCTTTCCCCAGGCGATGCCCCGCCGCCCGTCGGTCGCCTACGTCCCGATCCCTTACCGGGAGGAGGAGAAGAAGGGGTGA
- a CDS encoding helix-hairpin-helix domain-containing protein, whose product MSTLEQKLTRLTAAGRFDLCSPGEGIRLLSAAPVINYNRRAGGCGRMLKVLLHGTCAYDCAYCAVRLQREQLRFTPEELARTFLGLWQEGLVGGLFLSSGIAGDVDSVMHEIVETGEILRRQGYDGYLHLKILPGATRADIHDAARVADRISINLEATSADRLGCIAGVKDYRQDILKRQAWIAEEKPGGHTTQIVLGAAGETDAEILSCLADQYRRVRPSRVYFSAFHALPGTPLASRPNTPVWRARRWYQADSLLREYGVTPDELRTVLDDGDYLPNRDPKEVLADGSSPVNVNLASRRDLLRVPGIGPKRADRILLLRKEKPFTGPADLAARAGVPGKAAGCYLTFGGRDSVQMRLAL is encoded by the coding sequence ATGTCGACACTGGAGCAGAAACTTACCCGTCTCACCGCGGCGGGCCGATTCGACCTCTGCAGTCCCGGGGAGGGGATCAGGCTTCTTTCTGCTGCACCTGTCATCAACTACAACCGGCGGGCTGGCGGATGCGGGCGGATGCTCAAAGTGTTGCTTCACGGCACCTGCGCTTACGACTGCGCTTACTGTGCAGTCCGCCTGCAGCGAGAGCAGCTCCGGTTCACCCCTGAAGAACTTGCCAGGACCTTCCTCGGGCTCTGGCAGGAGGGGCTCGTGGGCGGGCTTTTCTTAAGTTCCGGTATCGCCGGAGACGTCGATTCTGTGATGCACGAGATCGTGGAGACGGGGGAGATCCTGCGGCGGCAGGGCTATGACGGCTATCTTCACCTGAAGATCCTCCCCGGCGCCACCCGGGCGGACATTCACGACGCTGCCCGTGTGGCGGACCGGATCAGCATCAACCTGGAGGCGACGTCCGCCGACCGACTCGGGTGCATCGCCGGGGTGAAGGATTACAGGCAGGATATCCTGAAACGTCAGGCCTGGATCGCTGAGGAGAAGCCCGGCGGGCATACCACCCAGATCGTTCTTGGGGCGGCGGGTGAGACCGATGCCGAGATCCTCTCATGTCTCGCCGACCAGTATCGGCGGGTCCGCCCCTCCCGTGTCTACTTCTCGGCGTTCCATGCCCTGCCGGGAACCCCCCTCGCCTCACGCCCCAATACCCCCGTATGGCGGGCAAGACGGTGGTACCAGGCAGACTCCCTGCTCCGGGAGTATGGGGTTACGCCCGATGAACTCCGGACGGTCCTTGATGACGGGGACTATCTCCCGAACCGTGATCCAAAGGAGGTCCTCGCAGACGGCAGCAGTCCGGTGAACGTCAACCTGGCCTCACGCCGCGACCTCCTCCGGGTACCAGGCATCGGGCCGAAGAGAGCCGACAGAATCCTCCTGCTGCGCAAAGAAAAGCCGTTTACCGGCCCTGCTGACCTTGCGGCGCGGGCCGGGGTTCCGGGAAAGGCTGCCGGATGCTATCTAACGTTCGGCGGGCGGGATTCGGTGCAGATGCGGCTTGCCCTCTAG
- a CDS encoding geranylgeranyl reductase family protein, with translation MESRPDYDAVVIGGGPAGSTAAYLLGRFGHRVALFERQRYPRDKLCAGCLSQKSVRFLERVYSLPVPALRKEGLLDFTGTDYALYIGSNRVLAEDLAEPFHFTRRERYDTYLAHKAAEAGAEIHEGVDVTAIDHVNRIVTTSDGEQYTARAIIGADGIHSRVRRSLPDSAIDPERWNKNLGWALELAIPREEAEVRMSEEATIRLSDGLTTPCLVLDVCRWGYGWVFPNREEIIVGIGGLIEKNRRGLPDRLREFLKVVGLSAFEERKPAGWPLPFGNYITSPAYEGTLLVGDAGGFASPILGEGIFYAHRTAELAAHAVDRHITTGAPLAGTYTSLLNRRLIPELQAEMRLRDFIYRCLDARMYIPLVALMRTTRRRVIDAVQGSRSFRRFRHDEDLHTAVW, from the coding sequence ATGGAGAGTCGACCGGATTACGACGCAGTCGTTATCGGGGGCGGGCCGGCCGGAAGCACTGCGGCGTATCTGCTTGGCCGGTTCGGTCACCGGGTGGCGCTTTTTGAGAGACAGAGGTATCCTCGAGATAAGCTCTGCGCTGGCTGCCTCAGCCAGAAGTCCGTCCGGTTCCTCGAGCGGGTCTATTCCCTGCCGGTTCCCGCCCTCAGGAAGGAAGGACTGCTTGATTTCACCGGGACGGATTATGCCCTCTACATAGGAAGCAACCGTGTCCTCGCCGAAGACCTCGCTGAACCGTTCCACTTCACCCGACGGGAGCGCTACGACACTTACCTCGCCCATAAGGCGGCAGAGGCCGGCGCAGAGATCCACGAAGGCGTCGACGTGACCGCAATCGACCACGTCAACCGTATCGTCACGACCTCAGACGGAGAACAATATACTGCCCGTGCCATCATCGGTGCCGATGGGATCCATAGCCGGGTCCGGCGCTCCCTCCCGGACAGCGCTATCGACCCGGAGCGGTGGAACAAGAACCTCGGCTGGGCCCTGGAACTTGCGATCCCGCGGGAGGAGGCAGAGGTGCGCATGAGCGAAGAAGCGACCATTCGTCTAAGCGACGGTCTTACAACACCGTGCCTCGTTCTTGATGTCTGCCGGTGGGGCTACGGCTGGGTCTTTCCGAACAGAGAAGAGATCATCGTGGGGATCGGGGGGCTGATTGAGAAGAACCGGAGAGGGCTCCCCGATCGTCTCAGGGAATTTTTGAAGGTCGTCGGTCTTTCAGCCTTTGAAGAGCGGAAACCAGCAGGATGGCCCCTGCCGTTCGGCAATTACATCACCTCCCCGGCCTATGAGGGGACACTCCTCGTCGGGGACGCTGGAGGGTTTGCAAGTCCCATCCTCGGCGAAGGGATCTTTTACGCCCACCGGACCGCGGAACTCGCCGCCCACGCCGTTGACCGCCACATCACCACAGGTGCACCGCTCGCCGGGACCTACACCTCCCTCCTCAACCGGCGCCTCATCCCCGAACTCCAGGCGGAGATGAGACTCCGGGACTTCATCTACCGTTGCCTGGATGCCCGGATGTACATACCCCTCGTGGCCTTGATGAGAACGACGCGCAGGCGGGTCATCGACGCAGTGCAGGGGTCCCGATCGTTTCGGAGATTTCGACACGATGAGGATCTCCACACCGCCGTCTGGTGA
- a CDS encoding DUF2795 domain-containing protein — MVETILEQQTRRTERQEYFSSEDIVGKRVKNPDGYDLGEISSLRVGLPTGKVAYAVLRSGGMFGLGSKFFAIPIEAMIYRPGDDVFVVNISKYKLENDPGFVEGDWPREPNWNLIESTRPMGPPSQEEARAVTRVEPPPREVVTTERVEVREKAGRTGIPITAEEVEGRGTTATQSVMETRPEEVVTTELRETRERVTEETRPVTGVERPTTTPGPAPGHISASDLQTYLKGMDYPAGREDLVAHAQRNNAPESVITILQGFSNRTYRSAAEVSEEFGRETRGERPGAPETVTRGEPEVRKTVPHRERISASDLQTYLKGMDYPARKEDLIVHAQRNNAPESVIAAIRQFSDRTYQSAADVSEEFGKIA, encoded by the coding sequence ATGGTTGAAACGATTCTGGAGCAGCAGACGCGCAGGACAGAGAGGCAGGAATACTTCTCGTCCGAGGATATTGTGGGGAAGCGGGTGAAGAACCCGGATGGCTATGACCTCGGTGAGATCTCAAGCCTCCGGGTCGGCCTACCCACGGGAAAAGTGGCATACGCGGTACTCAGGAGTGGAGGCATGTTCGGTCTCGGCTCGAAGTTCTTTGCAATCCCCATCGAGGCCATGATCTACCGGCCGGGAGACGACGTCTTTGTGGTGAATATCAGCAAGTATAAGCTCGAGAACGATCCCGGGTTCGTCGAGGGTGATTGGCCCAGGGAGCCGAACTGGAACCTGATTGAGTCGACCCGCCCGATGGGGCCCCCGAGCCAGGAAGAGGCGCGGGCCGTGACCCGGGTGGAACCCCCTCCCCGGGAGGTCGTCACGACAGAGCGGGTGGAGGTGCGGGAGAAGGCCGGGCGAACGGGAATCCCGATAACAGCCGAGGAGGTCGAGGGGAGAGGCACAACGGCGACGCAGTCCGTGATGGAAACCCGGCCTGAGGAGGTCGTCACGACGGAGCTGAGAGAGACACGAGAGAGAGTAACCGAGGAGACCCGTCCGGTGACGGGAGTCGAACGCCCCACAACAACCCCGGGACCGGCTCCCGGGCACATCTCCGCATCCGACCTGCAGACCTACCTCAAGGGCATGGATTATCCAGCGGGCAGAGAGGATCTCGTCGCCCATGCGCAGAGGAACAACGCTCCGGAGAGCGTGATCACAATACTTCAGGGCTTCAGCAACCGGACCTACCGGTCAGCCGCCGAAGTGAGCGAGGAGTTCGGCAGAGAGACCCGCGGCGAACGGCCGGGAGCGCCGGAGACCGTCACCCGGGGGGAGCCCGAGGTCCGAAAGACCGTGCCGCACCGGGAACGCATCTCCGCATCCGACCTGCAGACCTACCTCAAAGGCATGGATTATCCAGCAAGGAAAGAGGATCTCATCGTCCATGCGCAGAGGAATAACGCTCCGGAGAGCGTGATTGCGGCGATCCGGCAGTTCAGCGACCGGACCTACCAATCCGCCGCCGATGTGAGCGAAGAGTTTGGAAAGATAGCATAA
- the dinB gene encoding DNA polymerase IV — translation MATGGRIILHVDMDSFFASVEVRRNPSLAGKPVIVGADPKGGAGRGVVSTCSYEARRYGVHSGMPISRAYDLCPHGVFLPVDRLFYTRVSEEIMAVLSRHAWRIEQVSIDEAYLDVSDAGSFMAAKALAAAIKREIREETGLTCSIGIGPGKAVAKIASDHQKPDGLTVVPPDEVTSFLAPLPVTKIPGVGRKTGEELRRMGILTIGDLARRDVQDLIARFGRPGIHLHRLACGIDDREVQGRVESRSVSRETTFETDTADPVLLSETLATLADDVAETLAAERLRCRTVTVKVRYRDFQTHTRSRTLERFTGDPETIRRIASALLLPFLNGTPVRLIGIRLSTLEGGRTRQTSIDEFLPLARHNPGRLPG, via the coding sequence GTGGCGACCGGCGGCCGGATAATCCTGCACGTGGATATGGACAGTTTCTTCGCCTCTGTGGAGGTCCGCCGGAATCCGTCCCTCGCTGGAAAACCGGTGATCGTCGGCGCCGATCCGAAGGGCGGGGCGGGCCGGGGGGTTGTGAGCACCTGCTCGTATGAGGCCCGCCGCTACGGCGTCCACTCCGGCATGCCCATCTCCCGGGCGTACGACCTCTGCCCGCACGGTGTCTTTCTTCCGGTGGATCGCCTCTTCTACACCAGAGTTTCAGAGGAGATCATGGCGGTTCTCTCCCGGCATGCCTGGCGCATCGAGCAGGTGAGCATCGACGAGGCTTACCTCGACGTCAGCGATGCCGGCAGTTTCATGGCCGCAAAGGCACTTGCCGCCGCAATTAAACGCGAGATCCGGGAAGAGACAGGGCTTACCTGCTCGATCGGAATCGGCCCGGGCAAGGCCGTGGCGAAGATCGCCTCTGACCATCAAAAACCCGACGGACTGACGGTTGTCCCTCCCGATGAGGTTACGTCGTTTCTCGCCCCGCTGCCGGTGACGAAGATCCCCGGTGTCGGGAGGAAGACCGGTGAGGAACTCCGGCGGATGGGTATCCTGACCATCGGCGATCTTGCACGCAGGGACGTTCAGGATCTCATCGCCCGGTTTGGACGGCCCGGGATCCACCTCCACCGTCTTGCCTGCGGGATCGATGACCGCGAGGTGCAGGGTCGGGTTGAGTCCCGGTCCGTCTCCCGCGAGACGACGTTTGAGACGGACACCGCTGATCCCGTTCTCCTGTCCGAGACGCTTGCGACCCTTGCAGACGACGTTGCCGAGACCCTTGCGGCTGAGCGTCTCCGGTGCCGAACCGTCACCGTCAAGGTCCGGTACCGCGACTTCCAGACACATACCCGGTCGAGAACGCTTGAGCGGTTCACCGGCGACCCTGAGACGATCCGACGGATCGCATCAGCCCTGCTCCTTCCGTTCCTCAACGGTACGCCCGTCCGGCTTATCGGGATTAGGCTCTCGACCCTCGAGGGCGGACGCACCCGGCAGACGTCGATCGACGAGTTCCTCCCCTTAGCGCGGCATAACCCTGGCCGCCTTCCGGGGTAG